gacaccccttaagggtaagtttgaacctcttcactcgtagtataaaaacttcgtaaatggtatgaaatactaaactgaaacttattttcttgtagtggagagaagagaaaggaatgaaaagagacccatacaaggatgatcaactcttagagctcgtcggcgacctttgcaacttcacattggaccagattgtacacgtcagaggcgcctaccatgaccgagagtctgacttaggtacaaatcctcagtaccaacacctttgtgagactgaaaggctagctctaggacgttgataacaatgtgtatggaatttatatatttaatgatggattgtatatattcatgtgaattggacttgtaattgtagtttatagaatactcttatgcttgtagtcgcggtcgcggggtgttcggcaacgcgaacgttggtcacggggcgttcggcaacgcgaacgcggttcggaacgttggtcgcggggcgttcggcaacgcgaacactgtttggaacgttggttgtgggacgttcggcaaagtgattttgaattgaaaatttgatttttttttttttgcggaaaaacgtactgtaggggcggttctagattgaaccgcccctacaaatacctgtttgtaggggcggctggtactacagccgcccctacaaatctatttgtagggacggctggtaataagagccgcccctacaaatagatttataggggcggctggaaacactagccacccctacaaatcgatttgtaggagcggcctgagaaccgcccctacaaatgcatgatttgtagagacccttgcgtaagggcagctgggcaaaccgcccctgcaaatggtctacaaccgcccTTAGAAAAGCTTTTTGGCGTAGTGAATTGGAAATATGGTTTCTATGTTTTAGTGTGTCTATTATTGCACACGCTTTGTCTATTTTACGTGCAAATTGACCATGTGACACTTAAAAGCCATTAttggaaataataaatattaattTAACACGGTTTAGCATTGTGAGGAAACGACAAATTCGTCTCTCCTTTAGCACTTAACAACGTCCACGGACCACGGCAAAATGACGGTAGTATAGGCATGGCAGGTTTCAGAGCTGAACATGTGAATGAAGAGGTGAAATGTCATCGTCTGAAGAAGGGACAGTACGGGTGTCATCAGTTGCAGAGCTCACCTGAAACCTGAAGGAGAGAAGACGCCGACCCAGTCGTCGTTGGAGGGGTTCGGATGCGAGAACTCGACGACCACCTAGTCACTGCTCTGACCCTGGAACACCACCAAGTGACCATGTCCCAAGCCGAGAGACGCACGATCAGTAGCAAGCACGTTTTCAGTTCGAGGAAATGGGAGTGAGCAAGAGATAAGTGGTACTGAAGAAGAGAAGGTGAGGGAAGCAGGAGCACCTTGAGGCCAAGAACCGTGGGGTGAGCATTGATGCTGGCCGAATCGACGAGAGCGGCCGTCGCCCTCTCGATGGCGATCCTCGACAGCGGCTGGTGGCCGGCGTGCAGCACGTCGGCGCAGCCCAGGATGTGTGCAAGAACCGCCCATAGCGCCACCAGGAGCCTCATTGCGTTTGCTATTTGCTAGTGCTGGTCCACAAGTCGAGTCGGATCAATGAGGGGAACTGAAGATGAACAAAACAGGCTTCGTCTCGTATATATGTATGTACCTCTGGTGAAGGAAGCATTGGAAGCCGCCAGCTCTGACCGGCATCTCAGCCAGCCAGTAGGCCGACAAGTGGGCTCCAAGACAAGGATGGTTCCATGAACCGGTTGGCCGCGAAACGAAAACCAAGAAACTCAAGAACATGGTTTTCGAAACCAAGACAAGAAGAGGAATGGAGCTGATCGAGTACAAAATGAGCAAACACACGACAAAAATGAAGACATGTGAAAAATGCAACAGAGCAAACAACAAAAAGTTAACCcgcccaccgtggggctcgaaCCCACGACCACAAGGTTAAGAGCCTTGCGCTCTACCGACTGAGCTAGACGGGCTTGCTTGCTACTGCCGCTAGTATAAATCTATTTTACTTTTCTTATATAGGGCAAACAGGGACAAATATACAAATTATGTGAGAAGATGAAAAATGAAACCCAGTACAATAACAAAGCAGAAAAACCTTTGTTTAAAGTTTCAGCAATCCATACGAACGGTATCAGAATTTCCAGCCTCAACAAGCACAAGAGCACACAGATAAGCTCTTCTAGTGCAATAAGCAACTAAGGCTCAGATCATCCCAATAGGGTGTACAAAATTTTACACAGAATTATACACAAGCACAATCCAATCAGGCATAAGATACCAAGACCGTATGTACAAACGACCAGGCGGTGATTCCCTAGTAGCCCGGAAGGAAGCCTCTGGCAGCTGAGAACGTGAGAGAAAGCTATAGGGTGAGCTACACACAACTAGAAGCACTAGCGTTAGAACTGTCCTACAAAAGCCTAGATGCTATCTCCTGGAGCAAAGTCCTCTTCTGCGAGGCTGAGATAATGCCACTGTTCTCGGCTTTTTCCAAGATGTCGGCCATTACCGAAGCGGCATGACCGAGTGGTTCTTCGGAGACTCTCTTAAGCATGAAGGCCTGCACAAGAGAGGCATCGTTGTAGGCCAGGGAAGACAGGAAAAACGCGGATGCAGTTAAATGTTTATAAACTAAAGGGAGAGAGGTGAACCTGGCTATGATGAGAAACCTCTATGGTGCCCGGCTCCTGGGACCATGGCTCTCCATCAACTTGAATTGGCATTGTAGTACTGATTTCAACCTTTATATGATGACCTTGGGCTAATCTTTTTGCACGAGAAAGCCCAATCTAGAGCAAGTTTAGCCATTATCCATTAATCGGTGGTTAATTATTTTATTATATCAGGTAACCAACACCATAGAGCCTAGAATGAGGAAGATTACTTCTTCCATACCTGCAGTCTTCCGAGATGCAGCATTCCTGTGAAGCTAACAACTTCCAGTTTCTTGTCATGCATGGACTGAGGGAGGTAAGTGTCAGAGACATCATCCTCGTTCTTCCAAAGGTCAACCCCTCCCATGTAGCTCCTGATGTTGGCGACAAGGATACCTTCAGAGTCCTGCAAATCAAAGGAATAAAAAGTAAGGCCACATAGTTTTACTAGAAGATGCTTCTCCAATATGTTCAAAGGACATAAGAAGCCTGCAAAAGTTCCTTGAAGTGTAGTAACTATATTTCGTCATTATTGTGCATAACTGGGTTTCTTATGAATTCTTTCTTGCAGATATGCCAGTCAAAATAATTTGTTTACGACAAAACGTAAAAAGAGCAGAGAAGAATAGTCACAATGCAATGCACTTGCCTGAGGAATATCAATTTTGGATCCATCTATCTCGAGCTTGACATCCCAAGGAAAACAATCAAATGTGTTATCCATAATGTTCTTTGCTCCCTCTCTTGCATACAGCACCTTGTTCATAAACTACAAAAATAGTTGTATCCTATTCAGGGATAGGAAAAAACTGTGTAACTAATACATAGAATGGTGCATGTGCAGAATAAACAGCGTGAAAAATTGTCAAGCATGGGAATATGATTACCATATGAAAGTTCAACTGTAGCAATTAGTAATGCAAACATGACTACATGAGTCTTCAAAAAGTTAGCAAAGAAAATAGATTATCAAGATTTGAGTAAAACCCATTTTCAGATTGCCAAAGCAGTGTATAAGATAGACCTATTCAACAATTTCAAACCAGCACTACTACATATTTTCAGATATATGTGCTACCAAACAGTAGTTAAAGCAATAGGAATATTTAATATTTCCAGCACTACTAGCGAGTTTAAAAACCTATACTTGTACATTTGATGTAATAATATCTATTATACTTTATACAGATATAATAATCAACAAACAATATGTACAGAAGTTAAAGCCCTCAAGCTTGTACATATTGCCTTATGCTACTCTGAACACTAAATTTTCATAGCATAATTTGTCCAAGAGAAACTGGGAAAATAAAGAACAATAGAGCATTGTCATCCTTGCAAAAGTGCAACACAACTCCACCAACAAGTGCAAAGGAGTCAGGAAACATAGCAGGGAGTCAGGGTGCAAGTAAGCAGGTGTTACCTGGCTATAAAACCGTTCAGGGTTCTCTTCCCTCAGATTGTGTATATCTAAGGCAACCTTTGCATCACAGCCAACCCCTGAAAAAGCAAGAGTATTATGGTTATCTGACTATGCAGGAATCTACTAAAGAATCTTAGCAAATAAATAGTTGCATGGACATACCAAAGTAGTTGTTCATAAATTTTGGTGGTGCCATAAGTTTCCCTTGGTTGTCCTTTATGGTGATCTTCCATCTGTCAAGAACAGTGACTGCTGCATGCTCTACATCTTGCAAAACTGAGAATAGACCTCCCCGCTTCTCAATAACACCAAGGCCACCACCCCAACATAAAACCCTAGCAAGATCATTACCAGTACCAGCTGGAAGGATGGCTACAGGAGGTGGAGTTTCAAACTTCTGTTTCTCAATGGCATCCAAAACCCATCCAGCAGTGCCATCTCCACCACATACAAGAACTCTGAAATGGGTTACCTTCCGAAATAAAGCTAAACCAACATCTGGACCTTGCTGTTTGCTCAACTCGAAAACCTAACGGAAATGAGTTAGTACCATAATAGAAAGTTGCTTCTAGTTATATCATCAATAACCACCAGAACCAATAAAATGAATCAGTTTAAAAAGACAAGGTGGAGGATTAACTGAACTTAACTAAGCAACTTGAGCTAAACTTTACCGATACAAAAGGTTGTGCACAGAATAAAGTTTTGGATAAATCGAGTATAAGAGGATTTATTAAAGCTGCAGTCAGCCCTAAAGATATATAAGCCACACGATAACATTACTTGATTTGtgctaaaaaacaaaaaatatatatatataaaataaaaaggGGTGCTAGATGTGTCAAAAAAACAGAGAAAATCTACAAGGAAACTTACACAACTGAAAACTGGTTAAAGAGCTTGAAGCATACCAACCTGCACAGGATTAAGAAGAATCTGCAGGCGCTGTCTCAGTGAATCACCACTCTGTGCACCACTTCTCTTGTTAATGAAAACTAGAAGCGGCCTAGAATCAGAAGGCACGTTGATAATTTCGTACTTCTGATTGTTCTGTACATGAGAATTCTCACGTTGCACATTTGATCTATTAGTTGTAGCTGCGTTATCTGGTACATGTTGCTTATCTTTCTCTGATTCAGAGCTTTGATGTACCTCATTGAGTTTGCCATTGGCCTGATCATCCCTCCTCTTTGCTGCGCTGTTTACTTCTTGTGAATCTCCTTCAACATCAGATGGTAGCTCAATAGCCCCAGAGCTATCTGAATCAGCAGAAGCACTACTCCTTTTGTACCTTTTACTACGAATCAGAATTGTCTCTCGGACAGTAGAAGCCAATTCATTAGCCCCATTTGTGATAGAACTCAAAATCCCAGCACCTGTCCAATGAAGCTCCTTAACACAAAGAGGTGATAATATCAACCGCTTCAGTGGTCCCAAGTCACAGATATCACCAGTTTCCTTGGCCAAGCTGCTGTGACAATCAACATGCACCAGCCTCTGACACCACATACAGTACCAAACCGGAGACCCCGCAAGGAAAGCCCCATTGCAAGATTCATCACAGTAGCAACAGAAAGAGTCTTCTTCAGAGTGATCCGCACTGTCGATCCATTGCACAGCCCACTGGTGAAGCACATGGTCCAAACCAGCCATAGATACACACTTGCAATCCTtgtgtgcattccccgagcagcTCGGATGCGCGGCGGCGCTGCAGATATCGCATTGATGGATGGTCCCCCCAGAGTACTGAGGAGGTGAAACGGACTTCAAGCACACACAGCATTTCAGGCCTTTACTGCGGGGGACAACTTCTTTCCTCCAGATGTGGGACGCAGCGGGCACCTTGTCCTTCCATTTCTTGTACCTCTTGGCCCTGGCCTTGATAGCCTTTATCAGGCTCAAGCTGATTTTCTTGTTCAACTGATTGACTGTGTAGTAAATTGTCACCGCACCAACAAATGCGAAAACAACAGTGGCAATTATCACAGACCAATACTCCGAGACGTACGCCGAGACACCGACCCAGCTAGGATGCAGCATCTTGTGTGTCCCTGCACCAACCATCAGGTAAGGAGACAATTCACTGAAACAAATTCAGTGTGGTGGTGGGGAGACCGATGGTTCTACAATACTAATAAGCAAAAAAATTGTGTGCCTATCATCTAGACTCTAGTTATGATTCTATAGTGCTGTATTGCTGTTAACTTTTCATTCCAAAGGGTTGGGACTTGGGAGTTCTGAACCTGCAAGCGCCCATTCAGCGGCTTGCCAATAAAACAAAAAAAGGTCACAAATCCCACACCTAATACAACTTATTGAATCCACACAAAATGACCGAACGAAGGCCTCAGCGAGATACAGCCTCGAATGAACCAGCAAGTTGCGCACGAAATAATCCTCCTCGAAACCCTAATCGCTAATCTCACCGTGGCAATCGCAATGAACAGCCGGAAAGCAGGCAGAACTTGCTGTTTGTTGCATAAAACAGAGCGGGGAGAGGGATCTTACGAGATCAGGACAACCGGGGGAGAGGATGCGGCTCCGGAATCGGGGATCAGAACCAACCCGCTCGTGCTCACATTGCGATCCTCGAACGGCCCGCTCGCTCGCCGGCGCTGCTGCGCTTTCCCCCTTCAGCCCTTCCCCTCCCTCCGCTCTCCGATTCGCTGCCGCAGGAAAGGCAAAAGCCGCGGGGCCTGCGGTAACAATAATAAttgataaaaaataaaaataatatattatactaaattaATGGGGGATTAGCGAggttaagcctgggcaaaatacccgatacccattacccgtacccgaattacccgaatccggacccgaattacccgaacccgaggtacccgataccaaattcggatagcgattttgattacctgAAATTAGTttaggtaattcgggtaatatcctccggtacccaaactacccgaactacccaaagatttgattttgtctttgtatttattatgtgttgttagctgaaccatttaacttatcactttattagaatataattctctctatttgaatgagtgactgtaatatattattcactacaaattgctattgaaattctatacaaattgctgctgaaattatgtatagatcgctactgaaatttagtgtagtttgttgttttctgtaaatttgggtatatcagGTAATACCCGAATCCGAACCCGAATTATTGgatacccgaatttgcgggtagtattttttttttgaggatAATATCAGAtagcaattttcattacccgaattttgaattatcCGAATTACCCAACCAAAAAAAATCGGgcaacccgaacgcccaggctcgAGCGAGGTAATTGCGCCGGATGTGCGGGCTCGAATGTCTCGGGCCACGTCACGAGGGCGCGATCATGGCCGTTGAGGGAGGAACGGACGGAGGAGATTTGGAGGTCACACGTGGGGAGGGGAGCAGGTTTGATTCAGGCTGTCTCGGGGGCCCACCTGCAGTGTGATGGGACGCCGAGTCGAGACGCTTCTCGATGGCGTGCTTGACGCGCCGATGCTCGGGCTCAAAATTAAAATCAAACaaattttaataataataataataagttaTCTTCTAGAACATGGAATTGCTCTGAATTGATTTCATTACTAGACCATATTTTATTTCACGTGCTTGGCCGGACCCAAAATCTCTAGAGCCCACCAGAATTATTTTTATAAATTCATTCTTTGACAACAATAATTTCATCAATAAAAAGATTCAGAAAAATATGCTCCACTCGCTAAATGAACATGCAGGATTTAAATTTCACCATTTCAAATGACAAAAAATTTTCTTCCCGGCAATTTAGTTGGATGGATTTTTCTATTGTGCATAGTTGATCTTAAAAATTTACTCACTCCATCCAAAAAAAATACAACTATAAGAGTTATGCAAGTCAAACTAGCTTAAGTTTGATTATTTTTTTAGTGAATagttattaatatttatatcttcaactAGGTTtactaaaaatatattttataattaatttaatgatacttatatAGTATCAAATGTTAATATCTTTTTACTCTCTTTGTCCCATAAAAAGAGTTATTCTTGCTTCCTACAAAGTCAACTATCTTTAATTTTgacatatatataacaaaatattaatacttatggtacataattagtatcattgatagatcattgaatatatttttataataaactttttTAGAGAtattctataaatctagttaaacttaaaaaagtttTATCAGCACGAGTCCATGGTTCCTAATGCAaatatacaagagagaaagaaaatataaaagtggttaggatgaTTAAAATTAATCCTAGATtgtgatgtaaaattgtctttcTATATTTTAGGACCGAGATACTCGAAACTGTTAGAGGAACCCAATAAATATGCTTCAACTTTTTTAGCCACTTGAAAAACTTGTTGATTTactaagtgttttttttttgaacaatTGAAGATGCTCTAACTCCTTTCTCTTCCTTTAGATTACTACTATATATATCTTCATCCAGGATCGAAGACCGCAGTCTCCTCCAAGTCTCCGAATATATTATTCTTAGGGCCTCGTTCGTTTCCACCGGATTGGCCCGTTCCCGAGCCCGTTCCGGGCGGATCGCTGCGGCCCGTTTTCAATCCGGATGGGAACGAGACTATGCGTTCGTTTCGGGCCGGCCTGGAACGAAAACTGGCCCGGAATCAAAACTGGCTTCTCTTTTCCCAGTCTCCACGGCCCGGAACGGAACCACACCTCCTACCATCCGGATCGGCGCCGGCTCCCTGTCTCCACTCTCCACGACGCGAGCACGCGACGACGCAGTAGAGGCGACGGCGGGACGGCGCGAGGTGACCACGGGGCGGCGCGGGGAGACCGCGGGGCGGCGTGAGGCGACGGCAACCCTACGTCCTCCCCCTTCCTCGTCCTTCTCGCCGGTgattccctcgctctccccttcgtCCTCGTCCTCTCTCCCTCCTCTAGGGTTcttggaaaaggaaaaaaaactccTGCCGGCCGGTGAGGATGCTCAGAGGTGGGGCTTTAATTTGTGTGGGGAGCGGAGTGGCTGGGGGAGGGATGGAATCATGGGTCGGTCGACCTGATCTGAGCTCGTAGTGCTGTAGCTGCTAGCTTCTGGACTGCTGTAGCTTGTATGCCTCATCTGATTTTGGGGAAAAtagagagcagagggagaagtGTGAGCTGCTACTTCTGGCCTAATGTTGATCTGCTCGTGATGAATAAGTAGcacagagaaagagagaaattTGCCCAGGTGCAGAGGGGTGTAGGGAGGTGCTAGCTTGCTGTGCTCACGTAGAAGTGAGTGGAGAAGGAATAATTGATAGAGGTATATGCTTGCTGCTTGCTTGTTTAGTGCTTAGTTGGGAGCATTTTGGTCAGTTACTTCCATCGTTTAGATGTTAAGAGAATGAAAAATTGATTTTGGCTAGATGGCTAAAAAATGGAAAAAATCATGATTGTTTGATTTCTCGTAGTCAAAGGTAGCAATGTGTATGGTGCTAACCGTGATATGCAAGTCTAGTCTGTATTATTAAAAATCAGTACTGCCATGTGCTAATTTTCATTATATTGAAATATTCACATTTACTTATTGTGGGGCCTTTCAGTTCTGTTAGTCGAAGCAAAAATATTTCTGTCGAAGGACACCCCATGTGATCTTGCATTCTTTAATATTTAAATCAGCTCCATActaaaaattttatattattagaTGTAAATCTCTAGCTTGATTGGCATTTGAAGGACACATTGAAGGGTCTAAAATTGATTTCTTGAGTTATGGGGGTGGATTGATTGTGCACTACTCATACTGGAGTGATCCATCTAGCTAGCTTTACCGGTTGACAGCCATGTTCTAAGGTGGTTTTGCTGGTGCAGTGCATCAACAGGATTATATTCAGGCATAAACACATGCAGTAGTGTCTTCTGGAAACAACACTTTGCATCATCTCTTGGTTTGACCATCTGCTTGCCTAGACAGTGTCGCCCTGTCGAAACGAAATACTAATGCATTATCTTCTTTTTTAgtattaaaaatgcaactacttcGGTTGTCCTTCTGTTACTACCGGTAACGTTCCATACTCTAGTTCCTGGTACCTCAAATATGAAACAATGGAATGTTCCTTGCCCTTCTGTTGAATGTTTTTATGTTTAAT
The sequence above is drawn from the Miscanthus floridulus cultivar M001 chromosome 15, ASM1932011v1, whole genome shotgun sequence genome and encodes:
- the LOC136506790 gene encoding diacylglycerol kinase 1-like — its product is MLHPSWVGVSAYVSEYWSVIIATVVFAFVGAVTIYYTVNQLNKKISLSLIKAIKARAKRYKKWKDKVPAASHIWRKEVVPRSKGLKCCVCLKSVSPPQYSGGTIHQCDICSAAAHPSCSGNAHKDCKCVSMAGLDHVLHQWAVQWIDSADHSEEDSFCCYCDESCNGAFLAGSPVWYCMWCQRLVHVDCHSSLAKETGDICDLGPLKRLILSPLCVKELHWTGAGILSSITNGANELASTVRETILIRSKRYKRSSASADSDSSGAIELPSDVEGDSQEVNSAAKRRDDQANGKLNEVHQSSESEKDKQHVPDNAATTNRSNVQRENSHVQNNQKYEIINVPSDSRPLLVFINKRSGAQSGDSLRQRLQILLNPVQVFELSKQQGPDVGLALFRKVTHFRVLVCGGDGTAGWVLDAIEKQKFETPPPVAILPAGTGNDLARVLCWGGGLGVIEKRGGLFSVLQDVEHAAVTVLDRWKITIKDNQGKLMAPPKFMNNYFGVGCDAKVALDIHNLREENPERFYSQFMNKVLYAREGAKNIMDNTFDCFPWDVKLEIDGSKIDIPQDSEGILVANIRSYMGGVDLWKNEDDVSDTYLPQSMHDKKLEVVSFTGMLHLGRLQIGLSRAKRLAQGHHIKVEISTTMPIQVDGEPWSQEPGTIEVSHHSQAFMLKRVSEEPLGHAASVMADILEKAENSGIISASQKRTLLQEIASRLL